The proteins below come from a single uncultured Carboxylicivirga sp. genomic window:
- a CDS encoding ABC transporter ATP-binding protein has protein sequence MFKVNNELQKQAIVMAFEELSFKVGPTPILNSVTHQLYKGCFYSIAGCNGSGKTTLLQTLLQIKKASSGKIFLPYEVANNAHYFSYVPQNTQLDFDFTVEEVVMMGRYPYFSGITGPSKEDKRKVQEALELTDIENLRHRTVTTLSGGERQRAIIARALAQDTPILFLDEPVSQLDIYHQIEVLKLLRTIVDTQKKTIVTVLHDLNQVSEFTDHVMVMDKGQLVANGTPIEVLTPQLLKSVFRVNGEWVCSQDMKPHLIFHYHDKNS, from the coding sequence ATGTTTAAAGTAAATAACGAACTACAAAAACAAGCGATTGTAATGGCTTTTGAAGAGTTGAGCTTTAAAGTGGGGCCTACTCCCATCCTCAACTCGGTTACACATCAATTATACAAAGGCTGCTTTTACAGTATTGCCGGATGCAACGGATCGGGTAAAACCACTTTGCTGCAAACCTTGTTGCAAATTAAAAAAGCATCTTCAGGCAAAATATTTCTACCATACGAAGTGGCCAACAATGCTCATTATTTCAGCTACGTACCTCAGAACACGCAACTCGATTTTGATTTTACAGTTGAAGAGGTGGTGATGATGGGGCGCTATCCGTATTTCTCGGGAATTACCGGCCCCAGTAAGGAAGACAAACGAAAGGTACAGGAAGCCTTGGAACTTACCGACATTGAAAACCTGCGGCATCGTACGGTTACTACCCTGAGTGGAGGTGAGCGTCAGCGCGCTATTATTGCACGGGCTTTGGCTCAGGATACACCTATTCTGTTTTTGGACGAACCGGTTTCGCAGCTCGATATTTATCATCAGATTGAAGTATTAAAACTGCTTCGAACCATTGTGGATACTCAAAAGAAAACCATTGTTACGGTGCTTCACGATCTTAACCAGGTAAGCGAGTTTACCGATCACGTGATGGTGATGGATAAGGGACAGCTTGTGGCCAACGGCACTCCCATTGAAGTGCTGACTCCTCAATTACTTAAATCGGTATTTAGGGTAAATGGCGAATGGGTATGCTCTCAGGATATGAAACCTCATTTGATTTTTCATTATCATGATAAAAATAGTTGA
- a CDS encoding cob(I)yrinic acid a,c-diamide adenosyltransferase produces the protein MTKGLTIVITGNGKGKTTSALGMLLRTLGYDKKACVIQFMKSPDSGYGEITMMNRLGVENYQAGAGCTWTVSKEDTIETVQSAWELAQHKVMEKGYDFIILDEINIALSLPEKFEDTIIPAEELIALIKQMRTQYPERHLVLTGRYALPEIIEVADLVSEINEIKHPYKSGVPAQEGIEF, from the coding sequence ATGACAAAAGGACTAACCATTGTAATTACGGGCAACGGAAAAGGAAAAACCACTTCGGCACTAGGAATGTTGCTGCGCACCCTGGGATATGATAAAAAAGCTTGTGTGATACAGTTTATGAAATCGCCCGACTCGGGTTATGGCGAAATTACCATGATGAACCGCCTTGGCGTTGAGAATTATCAGGCCGGAGCCGGTTGTACCTGGACGGTTTCGAAAGAAGATACCATCGAAACGGTTCAGTCGGCATGGGAACTGGCACAGCACAAAGTAATGGAAAAGGGTTACGACTTTATTATATTGGATGAGATAAACATTGCTCTTTCGCTTCCCGAAAAATTTGAAGACACCATTATACCGGCCGAAGAATTAATTGCACTCATCAAGCAAATGAGAACCCAATATCCCGAGCGTCACCTGGTGTTAACCGGTCGTTACGCCTTACCCGAGATTATTGAAGTAGCCGATTTGGTATCGGAAATAAACGAAATAAAACATCCTTATAAAAGCGGCGTTCCTGCTCAGGAAGGCATCGAATTTTAA
- a CDS encoding ABC transporter substrate-binding protein, whose protein sequence is MMKLKSIILALPILLMACHSNNKCEDKGIHFTNSNGQELKLEKVPQRIISCSPAITEVMFALGEQSKLVGRTSYCFYPPEVSEIQAIGGLVDPSLEIMIQLKPDLVMASTHFKKETAQRIEQLGMPFAWLLSQESVSGAGDLILNIGTLIGEEEKADSLWQYIQTDMQHTVDLLPKDQEKPSVYYVVGYGKGGDFTAGGDTFISELINMAGGKNIAQDVKGWNYNLETLIQKDPEIILIEPSMKDAFCQHEHYKELSAVKNNRVYAVDHHMIQLNGPRVNQSLRVFAEIFYPNIQF, encoded by the coding sequence ATGATGAAACTAAAATCAATTATACTGGCATTGCCCATACTATTAATGGCCTGCCACTCAAATAACAAATGTGAGGATAAAGGCATTCATTTTACAAACTCGAATGGTCAAGAGCTGAAGCTCGAAAAGGTGCCTCAACGCATTATTTCCTGCTCGCCAGCCATTACCGAAGTGATGTTTGCCCTTGGCGAGCAAAGTAAATTGGTGGGGCGCACCAGCTACTGCTTTTACCCACCGGAGGTAAGCGAAATACAAGCCATTGGCGGATTGGTAGATCCTTCGCTTGAGATTATGATTCAGCTAAAACCCGATTTAGTGATGGCTTCAACCCATTTTAAAAAGGAAACAGCTCAGCGCATCGAGCAGCTGGGGATGCCTTTTGCCTGGTTATTAAGTCAGGAATCGGTTTCGGGTGCCGGCGACTTAATTCTAAACATTGGAACTTTGATTGGCGAAGAAGAAAAAGCCGACTCTCTGTGGCAATATATACAAACCGACATGCAGCACACCGTTGATTTGCTTCCTAAAGATCAAGAAAAACCCAGTGTGTACTATGTGGTAGGATATGGCAAAGGTGGAGACTTTACAGCCGGTGGCGATACCTTTATTTCGGAGCTAATTAACATGGCTGGTGGCAAAAACATTGCCCAGGACGTAAAAGGATGGAACTACAACCTGGAAACACTTATACAAAAGGATCCGGAGATAATACTGATTGAACCTTCGATGAAGGATGCCTTTTGCCAACACGAACATTACAAAGAATTATCGGCAGTTAAGAACAACCGGGTTTATGCTGTCGATCATCATATGATTCAACTGAACGGGCCACGCGTAAATCAATCGCTTCGTGTGTTTGCCGAGATATTTTATCCCAATATTCAGTTCTAA